The following proteins are encoded in a genomic region of Salminus brasiliensis chromosome 25, fSalBra1.hap2, whole genome shotgun sequence:
- the vegfd gene encoding vascular endothelial growth factor D isoform X2, protein MRTLLSIGLHTLLLLYVRLMLAKDSLASLKEINQEKWEMDVRSAASLDELLMLTDFPDWKLWRCRLKLKHFDSTSFPEFRSASAGSHRSTRFAANSYSLEILKAIDEEWQKTQCMPRETCVDVAKELGTTTAMFFKPPCVSVFRCNGCCNKEGVTCRNTSTTYVNKTLLSVIPFEYGPEPILVKVANHTECKCQEPQLIRRHARPHSSGCSPIRQSGDSRRLCDRGLIWDCMEGRCVPYPSSNQAARDSEGKCT, encoded by the exons ATGAGGACTCTGCTTTCTATTGGGCTTCACACGCTGCTGCTTCTGTATGTCAGACTGATGCTGGCTAAGGACTCCCTGGCTTCCCTCAAA GAGATCAACCAAGAGAAGTGGGAGATGGATGTCCGGTCAGCTGCCAGTTTGGACGAGTTGCTGATGCTGACTGACTTCCCAGACTGGAAGTTGTGGAGGTGTCGCCTGAAGCTAAAACACTTCGACTCCACCTCCTTTCCAGAGTTCCGATCTGCCTCAGCTGGATCACACAGATCCACTCGCTTTGCTGCCAACTCTTACAGCCTGGAGATACTCAAAG CCATTGATGAGGAGTGGCAGAAAACCCAGTGCATGCCCCGAGAGACTTGTGTGGATGTAGCGAAGGAACTGGGCACTACCACCGCCATGTTCTTCAAGCCCCCCTGCGTTTCCGTCTTCAGATGTAATGGCTGCTGCAACAAAGAGGGGGTCACCTGCCGAAACACAAGCACTACCTACGTTAATAAAACG CTCCTGAGTGTGATTCCATTTGAATATGGGCCGGAGCCAATACTGGTAAAAGTAGCCAATCACACAGAGTGTAAATGCCAGGAACCACAGCTGATTCGCAGACATGCACGTCCTCACAGCAGTGG GTGTTCCCCTATCCGACAGTCAGGAGACTCCAGGCGGCTGTGTGATCGGGGGCTTATATGGGACTGTATGGAGGGTCGGTGTGTGCCTTACCCTTCCAGCAACCAAG CTGCAAGAGACAGTGAGGGCAAGTGCACATGA
- the vegfd gene encoding vascular endothelial growth factor D isoform X1 encodes MRTLLSIGLHTLLLLYVRLMLAKDSLASLKEINQEKWEMDVRSAASLDELLMLTDFPDWKLWRCRLKLKHFDSTSFPEFRSASAGSHRSTRFAANSYSLEILKAIDEEWQKTQCMPRETCVDVAKELGTTTAMFFKPPCVSVFRCNGCCNKEGVTCRNTSTTYVNKTLLSVIPFEYGPEPILVKVANHTECKCQEPQLIRRHARPHSSGCSPIRQSGDSRRLCDRGLIWDCMEGRCVPYPSSNQEISPSTKSEDCEIDIERCECIPKETTPTQQSSLCPSNYTMCAAKSRQFNQT; translated from the exons ATGAGGACTCTGCTTTCTATTGGGCTTCACACGCTGCTGCTTCTGTATGTCAGACTGATGCTGGCTAAGGACTCCCTGGCTTCCCTCAAA GAGATCAACCAAGAGAAGTGGGAGATGGATGTCCGGTCAGCTGCCAGTTTGGACGAGTTGCTGATGCTGACTGACTTCCCAGACTGGAAGTTGTGGAGGTGTCGCCTGAAGCTAAAACACTTCGACTCCACCTCCTTTCCAGAGTTCCGATCTGCCTCAGCTGGATCACACAGATCCACTCGCTTTGCTGCCAACTCTTACAGCCTGGAGATACTCAAAG CCATTGATGAGGAGTGGCAGAAAACCCAGTGCATGCCCCGAGAGACTTGTGTGGATGTAGCGAAGGAACTGGGCACTACCACCGCCATGTTCTTCAAGCCCCCCTGCGTTTCCGTCTTCAGATGTAATGGCTGCTGCAACAAAGAGGGGGTCACCTGCCGAAACACAAGCACTACCTACGTTAATAAAACG CTCCTGAGTGTGATTCCATTTGAATATGGGCCGGAGCCAATACTGGTAAAAGTAGCCAATCACACAGAGTGTAAATGCCAGGAACCACAGCTGATTCGCAGACATGCACGTCCTCACAGCAGTGG GTGTTCCCCTATCCGACAGTCAGGAGACTCCAGGCGGCTGTGTGATCGGGGGCTTATATGGGACTGTATGGAGGGTCGGTGTGTGCCTTACCCTTCCAGCAACCAAG AAATTTCCCCCTCCACAAAGTCAGAGGACTGTGAAATCGATATAGAACGCTGTGAATGTATTCCAAAAGAGACCACACCGACACAACAGTCTTCGCTCTGTCCTTCCAACTATACCATGTGTGCAGCCAAAAGCAGACAATTTAACCAGACATAG